The following coding sequences lie in one Candidatus Eremiobacterota bacterium genomic window:
- a CDS encoding retropepsin-like domain-containing protein yields the protein MLAARTTAFFVAGAIATFAGARAQAPSQDAQSAALLAKHRAYVGWQFGDGTFRTMRVSASVTDEKGVKIERIVRLYAGLLYHATYTPLKRDEATEHSGFTGNVFWHSSINGFTTPVYGNEAKYLASFTVLQQEGTTELPATFMGNKTVDGKSVGVVRVTLANGDAIECDVDPQTGAYVAAKIDPGGSYESTLHILSYRDIVPGKKFIGSFRFDEEETVHSNDAVEPNVAVTADDFHPPAATAFWSFGNGDPSAIKLTANRILLDATVNGVKGRFILDTGADGIVLDDRFADRAKTQALRGSGEAETLYGSVPTRVRRVDTIAVGSATLHNALVYSEDFRSRDYRGLDWAGYDGLIGYDLFAAAIVKLDVYGSKLAVLEPSSDVSSTNGIPLLVDLSDGVPAIPMTYDKTLAVNAILDTGNPGVAFIVRDALTRYHLSTSLCGSVQGLTIGPITYLEPAACTRGMPFSTKDVLLGYDFLKHFDYVFDYPHGRMFMTPNKN from the coding sequence ATGTTGGCCGCCCGAACGACGGCATTCTTCGTTGCAGGCGCAATCGCCACGTTCGCCGGCGCGCGCGCCCAAGCACCGAGCCAGGACGCTCAATCCGCGGCGCTGCTCGCCAAACATCGCGCTTACGTCGGCTGGCAATTCGGCGACGGCACTTTTCGTACGATGCGGGTCAGCGCAAGCGTCACCGATGAGAAAGGCGTAAAGATCGAACGAATCGTTCGGCTTTACGCCGGGTTGCTCTACCACGCAACCTACACACCGCTCAAGCGCGATGAAGCCACCGAGCATAGCGGATTCACCGGAAACGTTTTCTGGCACTCGAGTATCAACGGATTTACCACGCCCGTCTACGGCAACGAAGCGAAGTATCTCGCATCGTTTACGGTGCTGCAACAGGAAGGGACGACCGAGCTGCCGGCGACGTTCATGGGGAACAAGACCGTCGACGGAAAATCTGTCGGCGTCGTGCGGGTTACGCTCGCCAACGGCGATGCTATCGAGTGCGACGTGGACCCACAAACCGGCGCATACGTCGCTGCGAAGATCGATCCCGGCGGATCCTATGAAAGCACGCTCCATATTCTCTCATATCGCGACATCGTGCCGGGAAAAAAGTTCATCGGCTCCTTCCGTTTCGACGAGGAAGAAACCGTGCACAGCAACGACGCGGTCGAGCCGAACGTCGCCGTCACCGCCGATGATTTCCATCCGCCCGCCGCAACGGCGTTTTGGAGCTTCGGGAACGGCGATCCATCCGCGATCAAGCTGACCGCAAACCGCATTCTGCTCGACGCCACCGTGAACGGCGTCAAGGGGCGGTTCATTCTCGACACCGGAGCCGACGGGATTGTGCTCGACGACCGGTTCGCCGATCGGGCGAAGACGCAGGCGCTGCGCGGTTCCGGTGAAGCCGAAACGTTGTACGGCAGCGTCCCGACGCGCGTCAGACGCGTGGATACCATCGCCGTAGGGAGCGCGACGCTCCACAATGCGCTGGTTTATTCCGAAGATTTTCGCAGCCGCGATTACCGGGGGCTCGATTGGGCCGGATACGACGGTCTCATCGGTTACGATCTCTTTGCCGCCGCGATCGTCAAGCTCGACGTCTACGGCTCAAAACTCGCGGTGCTGGAGCCTTCCAGCGACGTCTCGAGTACGAACGGCATTCCGCTGCTCGTCGATCTCTCCGACGGCGTACCGGCGATTCCGATGACGTACGACAAGACCTTGGCGGTGAATGCAATTCTCGACACCGGCAACCCCGGCGTCGCCTTCATCGTTCGCGACGCGCTTACGAGGTACCACTTGAGCACGTCCCTGTGTGGAAGCGTCCAAGGCCTGACGATCGGGCCAATCACGTATCTGGAGCCGGCCGCGTGCACGCGGGGTATGCCGTTTTCGACCAAGGACGTCTTGTTGGGATACGATTTCCTCAAGCACTTCGACTACGTTTTCGATTATCCGCATGGCCGCATGTTCATGACGCCGAACAAAAATTGA
- the nrfD gene encoding polysulfide reductase NrfD, with product MDENRPGYYGRPIVKPPVWTPLIPVYFWAGGWSGASATLALSARCLKRDRAARSLTLAAAVGTAISGFCLIADLKKPERFLHMFRVLKPSSPMSIGVYLFTIFGAASTAAAASEITGIARPFGRFAETIAGVTGPMMSVYTSVLIGDTVMPAWHRAGTALPVLFAATSASTAGGLGMCTIPAADAKPARRLAFLGALGVPIALERLRHQLGPVQFEAYERGKAGQLSHLARLCNLTGLLCTLFAKRNERIARFAGVMLLAAGLAERFAVYHAGKISAEDPAFTIAAESP from the coding sequence ATGGATGAAAACCGCCCCGGTTATTACGGGCGCCCAATCGTCAAGCCGCCGGTTTGGACGCCGCTGATTCCGGTCTATTTCTGGGCCGGCGGTTGGTCGGGCGCCTCGGCAACGCTCGCATTGAGCGCGCGTTGTTTGAAACGCGATCGCGCGGCGCGAAGCTTGACGCTTGCGGCCGCTGTGGGTACGGCGATCAGTGGGTTTTGTCTGATTGCCGACCTCAAGAAGCCGGAGCGCTTCCTGCACATGTTTCGCGTTTTGAAGCCATCATCACCGATGAGCATTGGCGTCTATCTCTTCACTATTTTCGGCGCTGCGTCGACGGCGGCGGCCGCTTCGGAGATCACCGGCATCGCCCGTCCGTTCGGCCGTTTTGCCGAAACGATTGCCGGCGTCACCGGGCCGATGATGTCGGTGTACACGTCGGTGCTCATCGGCGATACCGTGATGCCGGCCTGGCACCGTGCCGGCACGGCGCTTCCCGTTCTCTTCGCGGCGACCTCGGCGTCGACCGCGGGAGGCCTGGGCATGTGCACCATTCCCGCAGCCGACGCCAAACCGGCGCGCCGGCTCGCCTTCTTGGGCGCTCTCGGCGTGCCAATTGCGCTCGAACGGCTGCGTCATCAGCTTGGACCCGTTCAGTTCGAAGCGTACGAACGCGGCAAAGCGGGACAGCTCTCGCACCTGGCGCGCTTATGCAACCTCACCGGTTTGCTCTGCACGCTCTTCGCGAAACGCAACGAACGAATTGCGCGATTCGCCGGCGTGATGTTGCTCGCGGCCGGACTGGCCGAACGATTCGCGGTCTATCATGCCGGCAAAATCTCCGCCGAAGACCCCGCGTTCACGATCGCCGCGGAATCGCCCTAA
- a CDS encoding carbonic anhydrase, whose translation MANKGIEFNRAAFLAGSVAALSVAVPQAAESAAPAGPGIAPDDGLKLLVAGNQRFVANDFPQTNALAEKRELLKESQAPFAALLSCADSRVIPEFIFIQGIGQLFVTRVAGNYPDNLVIGSLEYAIENLGTRLIVVLGHENCGAVKAVYSAIESKTPLPTHLNAIEELIAPGIESVVHARGSMREAVEANVRAAAARLRATPPFLATAVESGHVRVVGAVYMLGSGAVHFMD comes from the coding sequence ATGGCGAACAAGGGCATCGAATTCAATCGCGCCGCCTTTCTGGCGGGCTCCGTGGCGGCGTTGAGCGTCGCCGTTCCCCAAGCCGCCGAGAGCGCGGCTCCCGCCGGTCCAGGCATCGCGCCCGACGACGGCCTCAAGCTGCTGGTGGCCGGCAACCAGCGTTTTGTCGCGAACGACTTTCCGCAAACCAACGCGCTTGCGGAGAAGCGCGAACTGCTCAAAGAGAGTCAAGCCCCCTTCGCCGCGCTTTTGAGCTGCGCGGATTCGCGGGTCATTCCCGAGTTTATCTTCATTCAAGGCATCGGCCAGCTCTTCGTGACGCGCGTCGCCGGTAACTATCCCGACAATCTCGTGATCGGTTCGCTCGAGTACGCAATCGAGAATCTGGGCACGCGGCTGATTGTCGTGCTCGGCCACGAAAACTGCGGCGCGGTCAAAGCAGTCTACTCGGCGATCGAGAGTAAGACGCCACTACCGACTCATTTGAACGCGATCGAAGAGTTGATCGCGCCGGGAATCGAGAGCGTCGTGCACGCGCGCGGAAGCATGCGCGAGGCCGTCGAGGCCAACGTGCGCGCCGCCGCAGCACGACTGCGGGCGACCCCGCCGTTCCTCGCAACAGCGGTGGAGTCGGGGCACGTGCGCGTCGTGGGGGCCGTCTATATGCTCGGCAGCGGCGCGGTGCACTTCATGGACTAG